The nucleotide sequence TGTTCATAGTTGAGTTTTAACAGCCATTGTGTcacatatttcttaaatttataattatttgaaaagtaaTTTGAAAACTTTCAGGTTTTGTGTCTATTCACGTTTTTTAGAGTTTTACGGTGTTAGTTTGTGTAACTAACAATGAAGTGTTTGTCACAGGATCAGCAATTTACTGATGTCATGAAGGAGAACCAGAAACTGAAGAAGACGAATGCGGCTCTCATAGCGCTCTGTAAGAAGAGAGAGAAAAAAGGAACAGTCAAATCTAATAGAGAGAATCAGAATCCCACGGAAGAGATCTGAAATTATTACAcctgattataaataaaacatactcatttttttaaacattaatttcgcTTATTTGACTAGAGTTAGAAGCTGgactttatttttctataacaatttttattttaatgtttttttattctctttgtaactaaatatttgGCACAAAATAAGAATGACCTTGAATTATTAAGACTGATAACATTCTTAACATTCCGCaggtttgttttgtttgaaagttgtgaggatattttttttttgttggtgCCATTGGatatgattatttttcaagtattattaagtacaaatttgttttttttcgtaCTTAAAATGAATGTATTATGCTTTTTAACGaccaattaataaattagtatgACAATTAAACgtaacaacaataaatatatcttaatgtaaaattatatatgttgatgtaaattaaatacttgatattataattgtgATTAAGATGTGATTATGacgtacattttattgtaaatggATGCGttgctaataataataatattttgatgatttgtgttttatttaatttataatattttggcaAACAATAGCAATATAAAAAGAGGAATACACTTGTGAAATTATTATACGGTTTCATGAAGTTCTTCATTTAACTAGAACCTCttcttttatttagaaatccAAATAACGCCAATACATTTGTTGTTGCTATCATATGTTTTCTGATCTCcaattattatcaaattaaattcaggATAACATTtgaggaaaaataaaatttgcccccatttttatagtaaacgttttattaaaaacgaaataCACAGTAATTGAAgtaaacaaatgcgacaaaaatattaaagacaatacattttttatttattaattagctGAAACCATATTTTTGTAGATATGTTAAATATCATCATATTTTCCACaaaggagctcggagcctaccctcaGTTGAGggtaactaggccatagtcaaccacgctagccCAGTGCAAGTCGAATCcacacatataaaaatgtacagaGGAATTCCAAttcaaatgtacatatatgtaaatcgaaaataatattggtacatggcgggattcgaacccaggttTTGCAGATTACCCCTGAACCATAGACACTCTTAGTTGACATTATTATTGCCGTTTTAACTGTGGGTTCCTGAGAACAAAATtctcgtttaaaatatatttttatctgttaagaagtttttttatttcatttttcaaataactatGAAACAAACGGTGAAATCatatatgaaaatgaaaatttcaaagttgcaactatgaaaataacaaagcaaaaattattaatagtaaacacgtcttttcttattaaaaacatttatttattaacaaccaCGTCTTTAGTTATCATGAGactgattattttctttatctgGTGAAGCAGTTGCATATTCTCTTAAAAGGAGTTCCATTTTAGATGGTAACTTCTCCATATCTCCATCAGCTTGAGATTCTGTTTTAACTTCTATTCCATTTAATTCTTCTTTCTGAACATTAACATCTCTTAAAAGTTGTTCCATTCTAGAAGGTAAATCTTCACTTTGTTCTATTCTccctttttctttaatttctccTTTTTTGGTATTAGTTTCTTCTTTTAAAAGAAGTTCCATTCTGGTTGGTAACTCCCCTAATGAGTCTTCGTTTTCAATGACAGGTTTTTCTTTTAGCATTATATTTGACTTGCGTTCTACTATATGGTCAGCGAATGTAGTCTGTCCAGTTAGTTTGGCCATCTCCGCAGCTAAGCATAAAAAGTCTGGCTCGTTGGATTTGCCCATAAACGTTGCAGCTTGCAAAAGATCACCCATAGCGAGATGactgaaattaaacatattacttttagttttactttttacatccaggtttttataaaagacttttataggaattcttaataaattaattacattctgttttaataaattattagattaGAAGTTAATGGGGAGAAAAAACTGCCGTTTACTCTTTATAGATGTATGATCAATAACAATGGCACTAAATATaccagatataaaaaaaaaattaagaaaaaaagaaagccgacttcataaaaaaataatctcaaacaaaatgtattaaaaagtaacaaaataatgtcatgaaaaccctctaaactcaaaagaaagttctcttctttcttgtaacatgtctatattgtataattattgttatttcgcagttcGTGTCATACATACaagtcaaaaaattaaaaataagtaatttttttaagatagttaataaattatttataacaaaaaataaaattaggaaTACATTCTAATCACTAGAAAGtcgtataaaaatttaaacacagCGCAGTCTTGGCGCTAGTGCTACCTACTTGAGAATTCAGTTTTCTCGATAttgtacttaaatttaaattatttcaattttcaacaatattcaattatatctttataactacaaagtaaattttaaatgatttgagTTGGAATGGTATGAAAGTttggtaaaaataagttaaaattaccAAACAGCGGCGAGTGGCCAATTGCCGGCTGTAGCGCTGTGCTGCGCCCAAAGACCGAGTACATCTGTAGCTATGCTGTCCATGTGTCTGAAAACACTTAAAACTCAatacaaagataacaaaaaaataataaaccggtgtatatttgaaagtatggtttagtatttattaagaaaaagaaaactacTAAACAAATAAGGTACAATGGCGTCCATGTTGCTTTTGGAATAATACCGTGTTAGGAACAGAAGTACTGTGAGGTAGTCTCACAATGTGTGGaaatgtttatgaatttaagTGGTAGgtttttttgtatgatttaattcttactaattgtTAATCTAGATACCTATCTatctattctttattttatatatatatatatatatatatatataacaacataataaagaatatatatatatatatatatatatatatacagtcaaaaccgtttatagcgacatcgtttagaacaacataccggttaaattgaccaaaatcaaaggtcctggctgaatgttattacatatctttcctattaatacctgtcaccggttattacaactatcggtttttacgactcaatatgagtagtcccttcgatgtcgttataacagattttgactgtatatataattatatgtgtatattcaaattatagaaattatattttatcttttatacagCATCAATTTGGTTGTTGTATTttagttagtaaataaatataaatcaccCTTACATCTGACGTTGACTCTTTCAGAACTACcaatatgtttgaaaaaatttaataccttGTGCGACAAAGTACATAAGCCTCCCTGTAGAGCCTGTGGTCTGCGAGCAGCGCGACTGCAGACTTCAGGTCGTGAGCACTCAGCAGCGCTCCCAACTTGCGGAACACCGCGCCTCCGTACTTACGCGACACTGACAACACGAATCATCATCACCTCACTATACGtcactgaggagctcggagcctaccctaagttagggctgactaggccatagtcaaccacagtccagtgtgggttgacttcacacatatcattgaatttgttctcagatatgtgcagcatcatgtttttccttcaccgtaagaacgtcggataaatgtacatatgtaaatcgaaaaacacataggtacaaggcgggattcgaacccaggacctgcagattgcaagtcaagtgcttaacccctgcgCCACCGACTCTCTGATAGCACGAATAGTTGTTTAAAATCTGTTTCCACGGGCGACATgctgatataaaacatattgtaaaactatttaacatatattaaagaataataaagaattaaacttaCAGTTATGTTTGTCTTCCTCTCCTTTGGCGACGAGTCTGTCTAACTGTGATATATACAACTGCATCACTTCTTTCCAATAtctaaaaaagttaataaataattatttttattaacacattaaaactgattaagaaataaaaagttttcgtatttataagaaagtaacaaaaatttgagcaattttaaatttaaaaatacaatagctTTCAGAATTGTCCAAACAAAAAGcttataaaacatacttaatttaaaaaaaaattacttgtgAGAGACACATGGAGTGAGACTGAGCAGATAAGGGCAAAGCATATCTCGTTGTACAGCGAACTGTACGGCGCAGTCAATGCGCCCGCGCAACACACTCAGCATTATCCACGACTCTAAGTTACCACCCGATAAGTGATAATCcactgaaattattttatatatatgaataaatgtttttcacaTATTTCGGCGACTTTTAACTTCTTGTCGATGCacagaattatattttagaccagtgtttcccaacctTTTTGGATCCATGTGCCATTTTTCAGTATGAACATGACTATTGCccccttataaattttgtttagaaataaatttctctcgaggcctaaatttacaatgttaaagGAATAATTAAAGACTACTTTTGGCTGACTAgatcaatttcatataaaatttttaaactggAAAgcacatataaatagtttaaatgcaacggatttttgtctctaaaacatttttatgtactttttagcaCTGGCTATCATTGTAAGGATGTAGcctttagtttttaaatctatgaATTGCCCCCCTCTAAATCCAAATGTCCCCCAGGTGGGGCGTTGGTTTAGAGTGTAGTGGAATGAGGGAGGAGGGCATTGTGCAAATTTCAGAAgaccaaaaatgtttttcagttaaaataatataaaacatcgaGTATTTGAGACAAAAGAAACTAACATGTCTGAGATCGAGGTTTATGACtttatgagtttttttttattagtaacaataaaatgtacttacatTCTAAATCCAATACTTCATTAACATCATTTGTGCTCccgaatattttaataaagtcaaTATCAAATCCTTTATCATTATTGCTCGGTTCTTTGTCTAAAACATTATCGAAGGAACTATTGACTTCACTTTCTGAATTTTCAGCTTTATCTTTCTTAAATGAAtccatattaaattcaattttcttaACATCAGAATTCTTctttatatagttttgtaaCATCTCCTTAGCGCCTGGTAAAAGGGACTTGAGCATTTGTTTGTGTACAAGAGGCAAAAGGAATTTCTTAGATGCTTTCACTTTATCTTCCTGGGCCACAGCTAGACTATCTAaaagttcatttttaaattcctccGCTTTCTTTACTTCTTGCTTGTGcttctttttatcttttttcgtAACACCTATTTCTTCtcctgtaaaatatttagacaGACCATAGTCAAAAAGatacttttttaacatttataattaaatgaattttgaaagatttttttaaaacgaccactgaaagaattttttttttttttttttttccgtgATCCCCCGACATGTTTTGGGTCAGagactttatttacatttttattctttacttaacaatttttacaatttaaggcctaaattacttttatgtttacactttaaaattttctacagTTTAATATCCgatcttatataatttttgtctgcCTAATACTAAATAATGGTGCAAACACTGTGTTACTACTGGGTGCGGCgactgaaaaaatattacatgaaGGCCATCACGTCACATCATCTGTAGGCACATTCTTATTTGAAACGTACCATAACGTTTTAACCTTTAGGGATATACAGAGAAGATAAAATCACACCCGTCTCTATCCTACATAGttataatatgtaactatAGTAACCTTGATATTTATCTTGGGGATAGTCCATGTACGACCAGAGCCTGAGTGAGCAGTCAGCCCCGCCAGTGAGCAGGTGTGCGGGGAGTTGCGGGCGCGCGCACCACGCCACGCTCACCGCGTACTGCGCGTGCGCATTGCAGATTGATACACACGCTCCACCCACTATGTCCCACACCTACACGAGTACACTTAGTTTATTCTTAACCCTTTTACACTCAAGGGAAACATTTTTCCCTTCAACAAAAATCCTTATCGATTGttcaattattacttaatcgattttttttactgaatgtcaaaataaaacatatatccaAAGCAGCAAATGTGTTtatgaatgaataaaaaaaagaactgtgGCAAGCTATTGtagctaaaatattttattgtattggtATATTTAGTCTTGGAAATCTTATGGTTCTGTAAGAGTTAAATTGTCGAAACTATTTGcaccgccatcttgaaaatggCAACGACTTTGAAGatcttgaaatttatattatgtacgaagggccttatattttactaacgaCTTTAGGCTTGCATTACGTATGAATTATTCAAGACATAATTAATACTGCATCTAGAATAAATCCATTTTAAagatacatattataaaagagaGCTAATTAGCGAAAtgataatattagaaaactaTTTATACCCGTATAGTACAGTCTTGAGAGGTGGAGGCCAGAAGTTCATCTCTGTGCGGACTCCAGGCTAACTGTAGAACAGAGTTCTTGTGGCCAGTCAGCACTTTCCAGACCTGCAGCTGTTTCGTGCCATCTAGAAAGATATAGTTAtggtttataaacaaatttgatAAGAAAGTAACGACAGTACAAAATACTATGAAAATACCTTCTTTATCACCATATTCAAGGATAGAGATGCTATGCAGTTTGTCAAGTGATGAGACAGCAATGAGATTCTTGTATTGCGATTCCTCATTTGCTTCAGAAGTTTGTTCCGGATGCCATTCCACGTTGTATATCACTTTactgaaaaattaatacatatcattacaaatattaatgaaaaatataaagtactgtaattcaaatatattttacaccgacatacaaatttaaatgccTAGACAATATCGACGccggaaagcgtaaacgctgtaaccctcaaaagtatgaactttacaggagagccaaaaaatcataactcgtgagctgatacgcctacaagcatgcggtatttagcaatgttgtgtagtttgtaacctataataaaatataattatatattttattataggttataaaaaaaggttataaaatataagtaaacctataataaaatcattatcgtttgataatggttgaaatgattaacgtgtgaaaaatgtattcgcgatttcaagggttacagcgtttatgctttccagcgtcgatatataattatgtaacttctataatgaaagaaaatatgaacaaTCTCACGTGTATATATAGTTAGCAGCGAGCGCGGTGCAGTGCGGGGCGGCGCTGGTGACGGCCACTGCGCCGTCACTGCTGCCCACTGCCAGCAGCCCGcactgcgcacgcgcacgcgcacgcgcacgcgcacgcacGCAGCTCACCGCCCACTGCGCACCCTCCACGCACACCTTTATACTTTGCGGCGCTGCACAATATCATATACCAATACTCgtcacttttttattaatatttagtacaagacctcgcccgcgacttcgttcggagaattaaaaatagtagcctataaCATGCCCgtgtgcatcagctaccttcccatccaagtcccgtcaaaatcggtccaaccGTTCCGGAGTTTACCCGGAACAAAACGCGGCCTTGCAGAGAGGcatatacatttatgtaaataaaaaaaaaatgtttttcgttatcagcaccgcaaatacataatgtatgcgatttttttttctatcttactaatataatgcgaatgtttagatggatggatgtttgtttgaaggtatctccggaacgactcatcggatcttcatgaaatttagcatagcattcattattttttattaattgcgcgtggacagagtcgcgggcgacagctagtattacataaagacactccaattttataaatatatatagatatatagattaactTACGTTGATCAGGTTTACTAGTGCTATAGACGACAAGTTCTCCGTTAGCGGCAGCCAGCAGCTGGTCTTCCTCGCCCCAACACAAAGAATACACACCACCACTAAGTGCGGGAAGCAGCACGCGAGCTGGACGCTCTGTTTTACCATTCGCATCTATTAAACCAACctggtaaataatattaaattaaatataaaacctatttaaaCTATCAAGatctaaataaaagaaatcataCCCTAGCTTCAGCAGTTCCGAATGCTAATAGATTCTCTTTAGTTGGATGCCAAGCCACAGTTAGCACTTTGCCTTGCACATTCTGCCAATACGTCGAGATATTGCCCAAACTTAACTTCATCTCATCCTCATCAGAGACATCCAGTTCTAGTACTCTGATAGATCCATCTCCGGAACTCACTGCCACTctatataagtatatagtaGTCATTCACCTTTATATAACATTGTTAGACTACATATTAGAGTATAGATCTATAAATAATACCAGCGAGTAcccacgacttcgtctgcgcagaattaaaaaaacaacagtgaaagaatgtTTGAAATTGATACAAAACAAtctttcctatttaaaatattagtacagaAGATTGCAGTAaaagatagtaaaaaaaaaaaaaaaacactaaccTTCTAGCATCATAGGGACATGACTGAACATTATATATGAAACCACCACAGGTTGCATGAGTGTATACAATTTCTTTGGTCCCGAGAGAATATCTGATGACATTGCGATCTTGAGCAGTTGTCCATACACTCCATTTTTCCGCTTCCTTCAAGTTATCGGGTGTTTGAATTTGTGGAGCATCAGAgacaattgaaaataaacctCTTCTATGTTGTGAATGGACAAACTTGTATAACATCTTGTTTTTCCTGTTGAAATATTGCTAATATGAATTGCAACACTTTggatatattttcaaatataatacacaaacatattaaaaaaattatattcttttctGACAATTACAAGcaacacaatttaaaaatgtttgacttaaaaaaatatctaaaagcATGTTTcctttctttaataaatatttaatctaataatacgatttaaggttatttaaattaggtaaaaaaaaattagttgaattaaaaaactgaTAAATACCCATCTATACTCAATGGATTACACTGCAACAATTGACTCCTGCCATCAGCAATTAGCAATGTGTCGGGTTTGCACCACAGCAATGTAGTACACTGATGAATTTTAATGTTCTTCTGGTTCTTATTAGTAGAGATAGGGGCATTACAGCTACCCACTAGCTTCCCACCAGAGGCCCATATTCTCACGcatctgtaaataaattacatcacaaacttttattattttttaaccaaaCAAGCAAGAGGTCACCTGAATTAGCCGAAATTGCGAAGCGACCGATACCCATAGTCACCATAAACCAATTGCAggtgcattgcctacctttaatcgacggaatGAACACAcagaaaaacaatatttcccCTCCCTACGAAtttcctcctccatcaaatccactttcccttcctaacctttccttttaagaaaaggatgggaagggaaagatgaCAAAATTAGGCCCCCAGcacacacactcatcagacaaaacatGGAATAACTTTAACTAGACACCTGTTTCCTGTGTGGTTACGGTATTACACCAGGGGAACTGGCCCATTGGTGCAACAGGTATTGTTTTTCGCGTCTAACACTGTCATTACACTAAACCTAGTTCCGTCAGAtcttaaggattttttttctaaggaCACTGAACAAGGTTCGTAAGcgaaaaatctaatttacaacaaaaaattagGATTCTGAAGTAAAAGCAACTTGAGTAAAAACATTTCACGATTGATCTAAAGTGGTAATGCAAAACTCACCCATTTTTCCCTAAACTGGAAACAAGGTGCTTGTGTTGATGACAAACTGTTTTAGTGGATTCTTCTTTTACTTCCTTAGCCTTAGTTTCATCATTAGAACTATCTATTTCTTTATCAACAGCCACATTATCTAAAGCATCAACTAAACTTGCTATACTAGCTTCCGgttgattttttctttttaatatttcttcagttaacattttacattcatCTAAATAACTAACTTCTGACTTTACTTCCTCTTTTACCTTGACTAGTATATCTTCTGGTTCATATTTCTTAGGTCCAAAAGCATCTGTTTCATAATCTTTGTACATATCAAACAAGTCATCCTCCTGAACAATTGATTCATCAAAACTATCATCTGGCAATGTTTTGGATACGCCAGAGTTATTCATATTCTGTTCAGAGAGTTCTGCCTCTTGCCTTATTTTACTCATTCTTTCATTAGCACTTACTTTCTTTTCAATATCATGTGTTTGTTTTATGGAAACTTCAAACTGTGGACACCAACTTACACTGACAATTTCGTCATCTTGTCCTCGAACtttgtacaaaatttttcCTGCACCTGTAAATAGTGTATAAGCAGCATTAtatcatttcatttcattcattatttcaaaatgCTGCTAAACATGTGACTAAGAATAAGTATcatgtttattaaagtttaattaaacaactaTTAATCTTGGTACAAACTAGGTTAAAGACACTTTTTCTGAACTGTACAACTTTTCAGGTACAACTTCTTAATTGGATGAATAAATTGATACTAACCAGTTAAATCTACTACAAATATAACCCCTTGCTTTGTCCCAATAGCCACATTCAAAGGAACATGGGGAGAACAAGACATACTTGTAGGTCggaagatttttaaaaagttacgaTAGGTCTTAATCACGTTAGAGTTAAGATCCCATTTGACGACATGTCCCATTGACCCAACTGTCACTGCATATGTTTCATTACAGTATCCTACACCTACCACTTCCTGAAAGAATAACATactcaaaatatataatatggaAGATAATCTCTAAACTGTTGAACTAtactactatttttattaattatcttaaaaaatctagaaatGCTATGAGTGTTACTTCAcctctttttcatttttatgaaCAGAATGACTGTGGGTAGTATTAAGTTTATACTTATTGTCTGCTTGCTCTAAAATCCAACATTTTACACAGCCATCAGCACTGCCGCTCATAAATGCTCTTTTTTCTGGCCATTCTCGAGATATATCTACACTAACGACTCTGTAAGAaacatgttttgttaaaaaggtATTAGAAggtaaaatcattttataatgttgaaaaaattgtattacttTTCTAGGTGGGCTTTGTGTAATACATGTGCCCGATAAACATCCCCTTTAACGATTCCAAGTGAATCTAGAATAGGCTCTA is from Papilio machaon chromosome 5, ilPapMach1.1, whole genome shotgun sequence and encodes:
- the LOC106715661 gene encoding gem-associated protein 5, giving the protein MEETVLFPSPNWFQTTGLAVSTDRWFVFGGPQKSLCVLEPILDSLGIVKGDVYRAHVLHKAHLEKVVSVDISREWPEKRAFMSGSADGCVKCWILEQADNKYKLNTTHSHSVHKNEKEEVVGVGYCNETYAVTVGSMGHVVKWDLNSNVIKTYRNFLKIFRPTSMSCSPHVPLNVAIGTKQGVIFVVDLTGAGKILYKVRGQDDEIVSVSWCPQFEVSIKQTHDIEKKVSANERMSKIRQEAELSEQNMNNSGVSKTLPDDSFDESIVQEDDLFDMYKDYETDAFGPKKYEPEDILVKVKEEVKSEVSYLDECKMLTEEILKRKNQPEASIASLVDALDNVAVDKEIDSSNDETKAKEVKEESTKTVCHQHKHLVSSLGKNGCVRIWASGGKLVGSCNAPISTNKNQKNIKIHQCTTLLWCKPDTLLIADGRSQLLQCNPLSIDGKNKMLYKFVHSQHRRGLFSIVSDAPQIQTPDNLKEAEKWSVWTTAQDRNVIRYSLGTKEIVYTHATCGGFIYNVQSCPYDARRVAVSSGDGSIRVLELDVSDEDEMKLSLGNISTYWQNVQGKVLTVAWHPTKENLLAFGTAEARVGLIDANGKTERPARVLLPALSGGVYSLCWGEEDQLLAAANGELVVYSTSKPDQPPQSIKVCVEGAQWAVSCVRARARARARAQCGLLAVGSSDGAVAVTSAAPHCTALAANYIYTKVIYNVEWHPEQTSEANEESQYKNLIAVSSLDKLHSISILEYGDKEDGTKQLQVWKVLTGHKNSVLQLAWSPHRDELLASTSQDCTIRVWDIVGGACVSICNAHAQYAVSVAWCARPQLPAHLLTGGADCSLRLWSYMDYPQDKYQGEEIGVTKKDKKKHKQEVKKAEEFKNELLDSLAVAQEDKVKASKKFLLPLVHKQMLKSLLPGAKEMLQNYIKKNSDVKKIEFNMDSFKKDKAENSESEVNSSFDNVLDKEPSNNDKGFDIDFIKIFGSTNDVNEVLDLELDYHLSGGNLESWIMLSVLRGRIDCAVQFAVQRDMLCPYLLSLTPCVSHKYWKEVMQLYISQLDRLVAKGEEDKHNLSRKYGGAVFRKLGALLSAHDLKSAVALLADHRLYREAYVLCRTRHMDSIATDVLGLWAQHSATAGNWPLAAVCHLAMGDLLQAATFMGKSNEPDFLCLAAEMAKLTGQTTFADHIVERKSNIMLKEKPVIENEDSLGELPTRMELLLKEETNTKKGEIKEKGRIEQSEDLPSRMEQLLRDVNVQKEELNGIEVKTESQADGDMEKLPSKMELLLREYATASPDKENNQSHDN